One stretch of Nocardioides perillae DNA includes these proteins:
- a CDS encoding alpha/beta hydrolase fold domain-containing protein, with protein MPYLRRRLLTAALAANAVRPLRGPRVGLPAFGAGWLTSELAPHVLALTAVDTTAELVRHRPSRRPERGGPSRAGLALAAASSVALAGVVRGSLATGRLVEEALVEGLGVDYVEQLDTPPTPAELRVPWRRVAQPHRLAEPGVRVERDIAYAEGGRRLSLDVYRPEQPVEGAPVLVQVHGGAWTVGSKRHQGLALMHRMAAKGWVCVAVNYRLAPRHPWPAQVVDVKRALAWVKEHVAAYGGDPDYVAITGGSAGGHLAALAALTPGDPAFQPGFEDADTSVQACVPFYGVYDLAGATGLRTARQMRDGFFAPRVARRRWRDAPEVFEAASPILRVTPDAPDFLVLHGVVDTLVQVDQARLFVEELRRTSRRSVTYVELPGTQHAFDTLLSIRSAHVVCGIDRWLHWHWAGWRHGRTPVAEAAELRS; from the coding sequence GTGCCGTACCTCCGCCGCCGCCTGCTGACCGCCGCGCTCGCCGCCAACGCCGTGCGCCCCCTGCGGGGCCCGCGTGTCGGCCTGCCCGCCTTCGGCGCCGGCTGGCTCACCTCCGAGCTCGCCCCGCACGTGCTCGCCCTCACCGCGGTCGACACCACCGCGGAGCTGGTGCGCCACCGCCCGTCGCGCCGACCGGAGCGCGGCGGGCCGAGCCGGGCCGGCCTCGCCCTCGCCGCCGCCAGCTCGGTGGCGCTGGCCGGCGTCGTGCGCGGCTCGTTGGCCACCGGTCGCCTGGTCGAGGAGGCGCTGGTCGAGGGCCTCGGCGTCGACTACGTCGAGCAGCTCGACACCCCGCCCACCCCAGCCGAGCTCCGGGTGCCGTGGCGCCGGGTGGCGCAGCCGCACCGGCTCGCCGAGCCCGGCGTGCGCGTCGAGCGCGACATCGCGTACGCCGAGGGCGGCCGCCGCCTCAGCCTCGACGTCTACCGCCCCGAGCAGCCCGTCGAGGGTGCCCCCGTCCTGGTGCAGGTGCACGGCGGCGCGTGGACCGTCGGCAGCAAGCGCCACCAGGGCCTCGCCCTGATGCACCGGATGGCCGCCAAGGGCTGGGTCTGCGTGGCGGTGAACTACCGCCTCGCGCCCCGCCACCCCTGGCCGGCGCAGGTCGTGGACGTCAAGCGGGCGCTGGCCTGGGTCAAGGAGCACGTCGCGGCCTACGGCGGCGACCCCGACTACGTCGCGATCACCGGCGGCTCGGCGGGCGGCCACCTCGCCGCGCTCGCCGCCCTCACCCCGGGCGACCCCGCCTTCCAGCCGGGCTTCGAGGACGCCGACACCTCGGTGCAGGCGTGCGTGCCGTTCTACGGCGTCTACGACCTCGCCGGCGCGACCGGCCTGCGCACGGCCCGCCAGATGCGCGACGGCTTCTTCGCCCCACGGGTCGCCCGGCGGCGCTGGCGCGACGCGCCCGAGGTCTTCGAGGCCGCCTCCCCGATCCTGCGCGTCACTCCCGACGCCCCCGACTTCCTCGTCCTGCACGGGGTCGTCGACACCCTCGTGCAGGTCGACCAGGCGCGCCTCTTCGTCGAGGAGCTGCGACGCACGTCGCGGCGCAGCGTGACCTACGTCGAGCTCCCCGGCACGCAGCACGCCTTCGACACCCTGCTGTCGATCCGCAGCGCCCACGTCGTGTGTGGCATCGACCGCTGGCTGCACTGGCACTGGGCCGGCTGGCGCCACGGTCGCACCCCGGTCGCGGAGGCCGCCGAGCTCCGGTCCTGA
- a CDS encoding dienelactone hydrolase family protein gives MTDLLASWTRGEHTAPVHGTPTTHPTYRKGSGPGVVVVHEIPGITPDVVRFADEVVAAGFTVVLPHLFGTPGAGLGPVTVAKAFREVCVSREFTKLATGETTPVAGWLRSLARELHDELGGPGVGALGMCFTGGFALAMMVDDTVAAPVLCQPSAPFPVGRARAADLNLSPADLATVKRRAAGGCEVLGLRFRRDPAVGTRFETLTRELGDAFLRVELEGAGHSTVTTHRRPEAVERVLAFLDEKLRASDPAP, from the coding sequence GTGACCGACTTGCTCGCCTCCTGGACCCGCGGGGAGCACACCGCGCCCGTCCACGGCACCCCGACCACCCACCCGACCTACCGGAAGGGCAGCGGGCCCGGTGTCGTGGTGGTCCACGAGATCCCCGGCATCACGCCCGACGTCGTCCGCTTCGCGGACGAGGTGGTCGCGGCGGGGTTCACCGTGGTGCTGCCGCACCTCTTCGGCACCCCTGGGGCGGGCCTCGGGCCGGTCACGGTCGCGAAGGCCTTCCGCGAGGTGTGCGTGAGCCGGGAGTTCACCAAGCTCGCCACCGGCGAGACCACGCCGGTCGCCGGGTGGCTCCGCAGCCTCGCCCGCGAGCTGCACGACGAGCTCGGCGGACCGGGCGTCGGCGCCCTCGGGATGTGCTTCACGGGCGGCTTCGCGCTGGCGATGATGGTGGACGACACCGTCGCCGCGCCGGTGCTCTGCCAACCGTCCGCGCCGTTCCCGGTCGGCCGGGCGCGCGCCGCCGACCTCAACCTCTCCCCCGCCGACCTCGCGACGGTCAAGCGCCGCGCCGCCGGCGGCTGCGAGGTGCTGGGCCTTCGCTTCCGCCGGGACCCGGCCGTCGGCACCCGTTTCGAGACCCTCACCCGCGAGCTCGGCGACGCGTTCCTGCGCGTCGAGCTGGAGGGCGCCGGCCACAGCACGGTCACGACCCACCGGCGACCCGAGGCCGTCGAGCGCGTGCTCGCCTTCCTCGACGAGAAGCTGCGGGCCTCCGACCCGGCCCCGTGA
- a CDS encoding 2'-5' RNA ligase family protein has translation MPLHAVELLADEAGDHVVRRDWASLHDAGLPSQLDHTGATNAPHVTLLAAPALPPDEEVVRLLAPLLPLEVRPAGLLVLGGRRVTVARALDVPDPLVAAVAELRRGLAELPHQGWLPHVTLARRVDRAQVQAVVDVLGWEDVPLRLTTLRRWDPEAGEVTVLARG, from the coding sequence GTGCCGCTGCACGCGGTCGAGCTGCTGGCCGACGAGGCCGGGGACCACGTCGTACGCCGTGACTGGGCCTCGTTGCACGACGCGGGGCTGCCCTCCCAGCTCGACCACACCGGCGCGACCAACGCCCCCCACGTCACGCTGCTCGCCGCGCCGGCGCTGCCGCCCGACGAGGAGGTGGTGCGCCTGCTCGCGCCGCTGCTGCCGCTCGAGGTGCGCCCAGCCGGACTGCTGGTGCTGGGCGGTCGGCGGGTCACCGTCGCGCGGGCCCTCGACGTGCCCGACCCGCTGGTGGCCGCGGTCGCCGAGCTGCGCCGCGGGCTGGCGGAGCTGCCGCACCAGGGGTGGCTGCCCCACGTGACGCTCGCGCGCCGCGTCGACCGGGCGCAGGTGCAGGCCGTCGTCGACGTGCTCGGCTGGGAGGACGTCCCCCTGCGCCTCACGACACTGCGCCGGTGGGACCCCGAGGCCGGCGAGGTGACGGTGCTGGCGCGGGGGTGA
- a CDS encoding DUF1905 domain-containing protein encodes MELQFSGPVFCWRGPAPHHFVAVPEDEAEELRETAAAVTYGWGMVPVAVRMGATTWTTSLWPKDGTYLVPLKLAARRAEQVAEGDVVDLRLTVDL; translated from the coding sequence GTGGAGCTGCAGTTCAGCGGGCCGGTGTTCTGCTGGCGGGGGCCGGCGCCGCACCACTTCGTGGCGGTGCCGGAGGACGAGGCGGAGGAGCTGCGGGAGACCGCGGCGGCGGTGACCTACGGCTGGGGGATGGTGCCGGTGGCGGTGCGGATGGGCGCGACGACCTGGACCACGTCGCTGTGGCCGAAGGACGGCACCTACCTCGTGCCGCTCAAGCTGGCGGCACGACGCGCGGAGCAGGTGGCCGAGGGCGACGTCGTCGACCTCCGGCTGACCGTCGACCTCTGA
- a CDS encoding spore photoproduct lyase family protein: MRTHAERMLDVRTIFHEPGIDRFARGAEVLARFPDAERVEVLSHQAIPALHGNAGAVADWVRNKREVLVLGEKKSLAARPNGRSTDFIAPSTSNGCAMACSYCYVPRRKGYANPITVFVNIERILGYLERHAGRQGPKTEPNQVDPVDWVYDLGENGDCSVDALVSDNVRDLVDLFARLPGARGSFATKFVNRDLLTWDPRGGTRVRFSLMPEEQSKVLDLRTSRIAERIAAIDDFVEAGYEVHLNFSPVVVHEGWLAQWDELLQQVADGVGQRARAQLACEIIFLTHNEQLHEVNLGWHPRGEDQLWRPDLQQPKVSQSGQRNVRYRTGWKGRWVGQLTDLVEQRLPGCRVRYAF; encoded by the coding sequence GTGCGCACGCATGCGGAGCGGATGCTCGACGTCCGCACGATCTTCCACGAGCCGGGCATCGACCGCTTCGCGCGCGGCGCGGAGGTGCTCGCCCGCTTCCCCGACGCGGAGCGCGTCGAGGTGCTCAGCCACCAGGCGATCCCGGCACTGCACGGCAACGCCGGGGCGGTCGCGGACTGGGTGCGCAACAAGCGCGAGGTGCTCGTGCTGGGTGAGAAGAAGTCGCTCGCCGCTCGCCCGAACGGTCGCTCGACCGACTTCATCGCGCCGTCGACGTCCAACGGCTGCGCGATGGCGTGCTCCTACTGCTACGTGCCGCGCCGCAAGGGCTACGCCAACCCGATCACGGTCTTCGTCAACATCGAGCGCATCCTCGGCTACCTCGAGCGGCACGCCGGGCGGCAGGGACCCAAGACCGAGCCGAACCAGGTGGACCCCGTCGACTGGGTCTACGACCTGGGCGAGAACGGTGACTGCTCCGTCGACGCGCTCGTCTCCGACAACGTCCGCGACCTGGTCGACCTGTTCGCGCGGCTGCCGGGCGCGAGGGGTTCGTTCGCGACGAAGTTCGTCAACCGCGACCTGCTCACCTGGGATCCCCGCGGCGGGACCCGGGTGCGCTTCTCCCTCATGCCGGAGGAGCAGTCGAAGGTCCTCGACCTGCGCACGTCGCGCATCGCCGAGCGGATCGCGGCGATCGACGACTTCGTCGAGGCTGGCTACGAGGTCCACCTGAACTTCTCCCCCGTCGTCGTCCACGAGGGCTGGCTCGCGCAGTGGGACGAGCTGCTCCAGCAGGTGGCCGACGGCGTGGGGCAGCGAGCGCGCGCTCAGCTGGCCTGCGAGATCATCTTCCTCACGCACAACGAGCAGCTGCACGAGGTCAACCTCGGCTGGCACCCGCGCGGCGAGGACCAGCTGTGGCGCCCTGACCTGCAGCAGCCCAAGGTGTCGCAGTCGGGCCAGCGCAACGTCCGCTACCGCACCGGCTGGAAGGGCCGTTGGGTCGGCCAGCTGACCGACCTCGTCGAGCAGCGCCTCCCGGGTTGCCGGGTGCGCTACGCCTTCTGA
- a CDS encoding SPL family radical SAM protein produces the protein MTQTLSPAPTTSDQDLAARPAPARRTPRPWVPRHVLVTRSAAERPHTAEVLRRCEAAGVTDVRMLTSDRITGLSEGSEREVYARAKATMALVVAPPSVLKPQPIPPSADWRLDLARGCPAHCQYCYLAGSLSGPPITRVHANLEDVLAGIDTHVGRGGVTSGTDARGHEGTTFELSCYTDPLGLEHLTGSLGAAIARVGRGEHGDASLRFTTKYAGVDELLDLPHGGRTRMRASVNVDEVADRFEGGTAPVAARLAALRRMALAGYPVGLTVAPVMPVDGWQTSYAGLLDAAAAATADVPGLDLTVELITHRFTPASKEVLTGWYPRTRLEMDESQRAEKRTKFGGVKHVYPRETMAEMKAWFTDAVAERLPGAPLLYWT, from the coding sequence ATGACGCAGACCCTCTCCCCCGCGCCCACCACCTCCGACCAGGACCTCGCCGCGCGGCCCGCACCCGCGCGACGCACACCGCGCCCGTGGGTGCCCCGCCACGTGCTCGTGACCCGCTCGGCGGCCGAGCGCCCGCACACCGCCGAGGTGCTGCGCCGCTGCGAGGCCGCGGGCGTCACCGACGTCCGGATGCTCACCTCCGACCGCATCACCGGGCTGTCCGAGGGCTCCGAGCGCGAGGTCTACGCCCGTGCCAAGGCGACCATGGCGCTGGTGGTCGCGCCGCCGAGCGTGCTCAAGCCGCAGCCGATCCCGCCCAGCGCCGACTGGCGTCTCGACCTGGCGCGCGGCTGCCCCGCGCACTGCCAGTACTGCTACCTCGCCGGCTCCCTCTCGGGACCGCCCATCACCCGCGTGCACGCCAACCTCGAGGACGTGCTCGCCGGCATCGACACCCACGTGGGCCGGGGCGGCGTCACCAGCGGCACCGACGCGCGGGGCCACGAGGGCACCACCTTCGAGCTGTCCTGCTACACCGACCCGCTCGGCCTCGAGCACCTCACCGGCTCGCTCGGCGCGGCGATCGCGCGCGTCGGTCGCGGTGAGCACGGCGACGCCTCCCTGCGCTTCACCACCAAGTACGCCGGCGTTGACGAGCTGCTCGACCTCCCCCACGGCGGCCGCACCCGCATGCGCGCCTCGGTCAACGTGGACGAGGTCGCCGACCGCTTCGAGGGGGGCACGGCCCCGGTCGCGGCCCGGCTCGCGGCGCTGCGGCGGATGGCGCTCGCGGGCTACCCCGTCGGGCTGACGGTCGCCCCGGTCATGCCCGTCGACGGCTGGCAGACGTCGTACGCCGGTCTGCTGGACGCCGCGGCGGCCGCCACCGCCGACGTGCCCGGGCTCGACCTCACCGTCGAGCTCATCACCCACCGCTTCACGCCGGCGAGCAAGGAGGTGCTGACGGGGTGGTACCCGCGCACCCGGCTCGAGATGGACGAGTCGCAGCGCGCCGAGAAGCGGACCAAGTTCGGGGGCGTCAAGCACGTCTACCCCCGCGAGACGATGGCCGAGATGAAGGCGTGGTTCACCGACGCCGTGGCCGAGCGGCTCCCGGGCGCGCCGCTGCTCTACTGGACCTGA
- a CDS encoding inositol monophosphatase family protein, giving the protein METDEVLTLLREVADEVVVPRFRSLSSDDVAEKNPGDLVTVADREAEVLITARLRAAYPGALVLGEEAEAGDPTLVERFRAADHAFTVDPVDGTRNFVHGSPDHAVMAAEVRGGEVVRSWIWQPQHEVAYVAERGAGAFRDGERLVRPPAADELRGVTSRRTWIGQALGTLRALDLTWVCCGVDYPRLTEGEADYALYRRAKPWDHAPGSLLLREAGGVVGTFDGRPYRPQDDAPTGLVAAADEATYEHVRSLLHALPGL; this is encoded by the coding sequence GTGGAGACCGACGAGGTGCTGACCCTGCTGCGCGAGGTCGCCGACGAGGTGGTCGTGCCGCGCTTCCGCAGCCTGTCCTCCGACGACGTGGCGGAGAAGAACCCCGGTGACCTCGTCACGGTCGCCGACCGCGAGGCCGAGGTGCTGATCACCGCCCGGCTGCGCGCGGCGTACCCCGGTGCGCTGGTCCTCGGCGAGGAGGCCGAGGCGGGCGACCCGACGCTGGTCGAGCGGTTCCGCGCCGCGGACCACGCGTTCACGGTCGACCCCGTCGACGGCACCCGCAACTTCGTGCACGGCTCACCCGACCACGCGGTGATGGCCGCGGAGGTGCGCGGCGGCGAGGTCGTGCGCAGCTGGATCTGGCAGCCGCAGCACGAGGTCGCCTACGTCGCCGAGCGCGGGGCGGGGGCCTTCCGCGACGGGGAGCGGCTCGTGCGGCCGCCGGCTGCCGACGAGCTGCGCGGAGTCACCTCACGGCGCACCTGGATCGGGCAGGCGCTCGGCACGCTGCGGGCGCTCGACCTGACCTGGGTGTGCTGCGGCGTCGACTACCCCCGGCTCACCGAGGGCGAGGCCGACTACGCGCTCTACCGCCGGGCCAAGCCGTGGGACCACGCGCCGGGCTCGCTGCTGCTGCGCGAGGCCGGCGGGGTCGTCGGCACCTTCGACGGCCGGCCCTACCGGCCGCAGGACGACGCCCCGACCGGGCTGGTGGCAGCGGCCGACGAGGCGACCTACGAGCACGTGCGCTCGTTGCTGCACGCGTTGCCGGGTCTGTAG
- a CDS encoding phospholipase D-like domain-containing protein: MPPRLVLRLPALVPALVPALALVLAVGLGLTTAPTSAASATQPGGTPTGAGRAQVVFGEPGVPRIRRTLTALLRAAPAGATVRGVTWSFASRPLADELVRADRRGVTVRVLAGAVACREPAFRSLRSRLRAPSAARCVRDSARGRARFAGRPAHLHQKSWTATRSGGDRWVSVVTSANATAVADRAQWNDAVVVRGGRALHDRLAGLFRSQWRNRPVDRPFRRWSVGPGSTLEAGPWHSPRMTDPVLRRLAEVPARGARITVAHSNWQDARGERIARALAAKQRGGAQVRVLTSRPHSGRVRDLLAAAGIPQRSVWVGPRRYSHLKVVTAAWPTAGGALATRVWTGSENLWSPSRGHDELVLGLSSPAVHAAYDAFLDRLWRR; the protein is encoded by the coding sequence GTGCCGCCCCGCCTCGTGCTGCGCCTGCCCGCCCTCGTCCCCGCCCTCGTCCCCGCCCTCGCGCTCGTCCTCGCCGTCGGGCTGGGCCTCACCACCGCGCCGACGAGCGCCGCCTCCGCCACGCAGCCAGGGGGCACGCCGACCGGCGCCGGGCGCGCGCAGGTGGTCTTCGGCGAGCCGGGTGTGCCGCGCATCCGGCGCACGCTGACCGCGCTGCTGCGCGCCGCGCCGGCCGGTGCGACCGTGCGCGGGGTGACGTGGAGCTTCGCGAGCCGGCCCCTGGCCGACGAGCTGGTCCGCGCGGACCGCCGCGGGGTGACGGTGCGGGTCCTGGCGGGCGCCGTGGCGTGCCGGGAGCCGGCCTTCCGCAGCCTGCGCTCGCGGCTGCGCGCGCCCTCCGCCGCGCGGTGCGTGCGCGACTCCGCGCGCGGCCGCGCCCGCTTCGCCGGTCGCCCCGCCCACCTCCACCAGAAGTCGTGGACCGCCACCCGCTCCGGCGGCGACCGGTGGGTGTCGGTCGTGACCTCGGCGAACGCCACCGCGGTCGCCGACCGCGCGCAGTGGAACGACGCGGTCGTGGTGCGCGGCGGCCGGGCCCTGCACGACCGGCTCGCCGGGCTCTTCCGCTCGCAGTGGCGCAACCGGCCCGTCGACCGCCCCTTCCGCCGCTGGTCGGTCGGGCCCGGCAGCACCCTCGAGGCCGGCCCGTGGCACTCGCCACGCATGACCGACCCGGTGCTGCGCCGCCTCGCCGAGGTGCCGGCACGCGGGGCTCGCATCACCGTCGCCCACTCCAACTGGCAGGACGCCCGCGGCGAGCGCATCGCCCGGGCGCTCGCCGCGAAGCAGCGCGGGGGTGCCCAGGTGCGCGTGCTGACGAGCCGGCCGCACTCCGGACGGGTGCGCGACCTGCTCGCGGCCGCGGGCATCCCGCAGCGCAGCGTGTGGGTCGGACCACGGCGCTACAGCCACCTCAAGGTGGTCACGGCGGCCTGGCCGACGGCCGGTGGCGCGCTCGCCACCCGGGTGTGGACGGGCTCGGAGAACCTGTGGTCACCCTCGCGCGGTCACGACGAGCTGGTCCTCGGGCTGTCGTCGCCGGCCGTCCACGCGGCGTACGACGCGTTCCTCGACCGCCTGTGGCGACGCTGA
- the map gene encoding type I methionyl aminopeptidase gives MIELRTPAQIEQMRPAGRFVAEVLTALAEQVQVGTNLLEVDEIAHRMIRERGAESCYVDYHPSFGASPFGKVICTSVNDAVLHGLPHDYALADGDLLSLDFAVAVDGWVADSALSLVVGTPREEDLRLIETTDAALAAAIEVARPGNRVGDIGHAIASVAREAGLSVNTQFGGHGVGRTMHGEPHVPNDGQPGRGFPLKPGLVIAIEPWFLHTTDEIYTDDDGWTLRSADGSRGAHMEHTVAITEDGPLVLTARD, from the coding sequence ATGATCGAGCTCCGCACGCCCGCCCAGATCGAGCAGATGCGACCCGCCGGGCGCTTCGTCGCCGAGGTGCTGACGGCGCTCGCCGAGCAGGTGCAGGTGGGCACCAACCTGCTCGAGGTCGACGAGATCGCGCACCGGATGATCCGCGAGCGCGGCGCGGAGTCCTGCTACGTCGACTACCACCCCAGCTTCGGGGCCTCGCCCTTCGGCAAGGTCATCTGCACCTCCGTCAACGACGCGGTCCTCCACGGCCTCCCCCACGACTACGCGCTCGCCGACGGCGACCTGCTGAGCCTCGACTTCGCCGTCGCGGTCGACGGGTGGGTCGCCGACTCCGCGCTCTCGCTGGTCGTCGGGACGCCCCGCGAGGAGGACCTGCGCCTCATCGAGACCACCGACGCCGCGCTCGCGGCCGCGATCGAGGTCGCGCGCCCGGGCAACCGGGTCGGCGACATCGGCCACGCGATCGCGTCGGTGGCGCGGGAGGCGGGGCTCAGCGTGAACACCCAGTTCGGCGGGCACGGCGTCGGCCGCACGATGCACGGCGAGCCCCACGTGCCCAACGACGGCCAGCCCGGCCGGGGCTTCCCGCTCAAGCCCGGCCTGGTCATCGCGATCGAGCCGTGGTTCCTGCACACCACCGACGAGATCTACACCGACGACGACGGCTGGACGTTGCGCTCGGCCGACGGCTCGCGCGGCGCCCACATGGAGCACACCGTCGCGATCACCGAGGACGGCCCGCTCGTGCTCACCGCCCGCGACTGA
- a CDS encoding Hpt domain-containing protein gives MTEALVTHDAPEVHVPALIACTVDPSALVREHGTAYARDLVANVAGSLEARVAVVRRALGAGDRRLAAFSARSLKSVAEVVGAPRLAQVAAHVEHTGLLVDLHVLEAVAAGAREAMDAWLAETAEVLRPYQPSYC, from the coding sequence ATGACCGAGGCCCTGGTGACCCACGACGCACCCGAGGTGCACGTGCCCGCGCTCATCGCGTGCACGGTGGATCCCAGCGCCCTGGTCCGCGAGCACGGCACCGCCTACGCCCGCGACCTCGTCGCCAACGTCGCCGGGTCGCTCGAGGCCCGCGTCGCCGTCGTGCGCCGGGCGCTCGGCGCCGGCGACCGCCGCCTCGCCGCCTTCTCGGCCCGCTCCCTGAAGTCGGTCGCCGAGGTGGTCGGCGCGCCGCGCCTCGCCCAGGTCGCCGCCCACGTCGAGCACACCGGCCTGCTGGTCGACCTGCACGTCCTCGAGGCAGTGGCGGCCGGCGCGCGCGAGGCGATGGACGCCTGGCTCGCGGAGACCGCCGAGGTCCTGCGGCCCTACCAGCCGTCGTACTGCTGA
- a CDS encoding glycoside hydrolase family 6 protein: MLHLLPRRPARSLRLSRPARLGAVAAASLCVATLGSAAPTTAGGADAAVRPVAARTALVPPAQQPPASATNPTNPLAGHRWGTYAGGAEMAWAPYAAATGTTRTLLGRIALQPKAKWFGAWIADDEIGDKVREYVANATGGDPDVLVQLTTFRMVPWEHEACRRLPTRAEQASYERWVDAFAAALGDTRAAVVVQPDGPFAACAPGRSLLPSRMVGYTVRALEALPRTDVYVEVGSAGWNHLRPGEALRLLLPAGIEVARGFHLNTTHYEPTARQVRFGAAVVRALATRGIRGKHFTVDTAQNGRGFTWEWHRDHVAGRFDSAPTCRTRRQTHCVTLGIPPTTDVASPRWGLPADVARLAARHVDAYLWSGRPWLRRQASPFLLDRALAVAWTTPFSPPIG, from the coding sequence GTGCTGCACCTGCTGCCCCGCCGTCCGGCCCGCTCCCTCCGCCTCTCCCGCCCCGCACGGCTCGGCGCGGTGGCGGCCGCGTCGCTGTGCGTGGCGACGCTCGGGTCCGCGGCCCCCACGACGGCCGGCGGCGCCGACGCCGCCGTGCGACCCGTCGCGGCGCGCACCGCGCTCGTGCCGCCGGCCCAGCAGCCGCCGGCGTCGGCGACGAACCCGACCAACCCCCTCGCGGGCCACCGGTGGGGCACCTACGCGGGCGGCGCGGAGATGGCGTGGGCGCCCTACGCCGCAGCGACCGGCACCACCCGCACGCTCCTCGGCCGCATCGCGCTGCAGCCCAAGGCGAAGTGGTTCGGCGCGTGGATCGCCGACGACGAGATCGGCGACAAGGTGCGGGAGTACGTCGCGAACGCCACGGGCGGCGACCCGGACGTGCTGGTGCAGCTGACGACCTTCCGGATGGTCCCGTGGGAGCACGAGGCGTGCCGTCGGCTGCCCACCCGCGCCGAGCAGGCGTCGTACGAGCGGTGGGTCGACGCCTTCGCCGCGGCGCTCGGCGACACCCGCGCGGCCGTCGTCGTGCAGCCCGACGGGCCCTTCGCCGCCTGCGCCCCGGGGCGCTCGCTGCTGCCGTCGCGGATGGTCGGCTACACCGTACGGGCGCTCGAGGCGCTGCCGCGCACCGACGTCTACGTCGAGGTGGGCTCGGCCGGGTGGAACCACCTGCGGCCGGGGGAGGCGCTGCGGCTGCTGCTGCCGGCGGGCATCGAGGTCGCCCGCGGCTTCCACCTGAACACCACGCACTACGAGCCGACCGCGCGGCAGGTGCGCTTCGGTGCCGCGGTCGTGCGGGCGCTGGCCACGCGCGGGATCCGGGGCAAGCACTTCACGGTCGACACCGCGCAGAACGGCCGCGGCTTCACCTGGGAGTGGCACCGCGACCACGTGGCGGGCCGCTTCGACAGCGCGCCGACCTGCCGCACCCGGCGCCAGACGCACTGCGTCACCCTCGGCATCCCCCCGACCACCGACGTCGCGTCGCCGCGGTGGGGGCTGCCGGCCGACGTGGCACGGCTGGCGGCGCGGCACGTCGACGCCTACCTGTGGTCGGGCCGGCCGTGGCTGAGGCGCCAGGCCTCGCCCTTCCTGCTCGACCGCGCGCTGGCAGTGGCGTGGACGACGCCGTTCAGCCCGCCGATCGGCTGA
- a CDS encoding FAD-binding oxidoreductase, with protein sequence MEQSYELTVREVVPETAEASSVVLEVPDDLADVFAYRPGQFLTIAVPSERDGVAARCYSLSSSPADGGPLVITIKRTAEGYASNWLLDHLRAGDTLRVLPPGGIFVPRDLDADLLLFAGGSGITPVLSIARTALAQGSGRVVLLYANRDESSVIFADALDELARAHPDRFRVLHWLESLQGVPDAGQLRALAADHASYDAFACGPAPFTKVVMTVLKEAGFPRERRHQEKFVSLGGNPFGDLSPADTGAAAALGQGQGAASA encoded by the coding sequence GTGGAGCAGTCCTACGAGCTGACGGTGCGCGAGGTCGTGCCCGAGACCGCCGAGGCGTCCTCGGTGGTGCTGGAGGTCCCCGACGACCTCGCGGACGTCTTCGCCTACCGCCCCGGCCAGTTCCTCACGATCGCGGTGCCGAGCGAGCGCGACGGGGTGGCGGCGCGCTGCTACTCGCTCTCCAGCAGCCCGGCCGACGGCGGCCCGCTGGTCATCACGATCAAGCGCACGGCCGAGGGCTACGCCTCGAACTGGCTGCTCGACCACCTCCGGGCCGGCGACACCCTGCGGGTGCTCCCGCCCGGCGGGATCTTCGTGCCGCGCGACCTCGACGCCGACCTGCTGCTCTTCGCGGGCGGCTCCGGCATCACCCCGGTGCTCTCGATCGCCCGGACGGCGCTGGCGCAGGGCAGCGGGCGGGTCGTCCTCCTCTACGCCAACCGCGACGAGTCGTCGGTGATCTTCGCCGACGCCCTCGACGAGCTGGCGCGCGCCCACCCCGACCGCTTCCGGGTGCTCCACTGGCTCGAGTCGCTGCAGGGCGTGCCCGACGCCGGCCAGCTGCGGGCGCTGGCGGCCGACCACGCGTCGTACGACGCCTTCGCCTGCGGCCCGGCTCCGTTCACGAAGGTGGTGATGACCGTGCTGAAGGAGGCGGGCTTCCCGCGCGAGCGCCGCCACCAGGAGAAGTTCGTCAGCCTCGGCGGCAACCCCTTCGGTGACCTGAGCCCCGCCGACACCGGGGCCGCCGCGGCCCTCGGCCAGGGCCAGGGCGCCGCGTCGGCCTGA